A genomic segment from Aegilops tauschii subsp. strangulata cultivar AL8/78 chromosome 1, Aet v6.0, whole genome shotgun sequence encodes:
- the LOC109752173 gene encoding uncharacterized protein encodes MDPEEGSKRARSADDSTDTVGLTGGWADIPRELLPVVLSRLPCPVDRLRFSVVNKKWHGFIKQHPPRLPPLLPSLVLPASPEHPLVHVTQGGNTRRLGLPPDIKQRASFCGSYEGGWFVLALDKPLENRLFNIFSGVSIPMPTTTMVDGDARYIRVEAAALSGSPVLDPPYNYTIGAIARIEGSELSGIALWDPSKEHWTGIDWDLIRSQSLDIHDVVYSNGSFYFLNSYENMERIGAHPNREGVPPRLEIYVEKDWEIYDEEHPENLTVQRYLVNLGGMEEDNPFLMVLKYQDEPTQPTSSVRVFRLSEVDEPDGPEYPEDVEPRLHWHELDPSSKSDHEFFLQAKLIFIGRGCSRIFNASDFEDLDDKFRTGVSIFFYDDRGVEDQECFLRGDMGRFTLPEAQVEPWPPVGSQAIGPRSRKFPPTWWIH; translated from the exons ATGGATCCAGAAGAGGGGAGCAAGCGCGCTCGTTCGGCTGATGAT AGCACGGACACCGTCGGCCTCACAGGGGGATGGGCAGACATTCCCCGCGAGCTGCTTCCCGTTGTGCTCTCCCGCCTGCCATGTCCGGTAGATCGTCTCCGTTTCTCCGTGGTCAACAAGAAATGGCACGGGTTCATCAAACAACACCCTCCTCGTCTTCCTCCACTGCTCCCGTCCTTGGTGCTACCGGCTTCTCCAGAGCACCCTCTGGTCCACGTAACACAGGGAGGGAACACCCGGCGCCTCGGACTCCCACCAGACATCAAGCAGAGAGCAAGTTTCTGTGGATCCTACGAAGGGGGGTGGTTCGTCCTCGCTCTTGATAAACCACTGGAGAACAGGCTGTTCAACATATTCTCCGGCGTCAGCATTCCGATGCCAACGACGACAATGGTGGACGGGGATGCACGATATATCCGAGTTGAGGCAGCTGCTCTATCAGGGTCGCCAGTTCTGGACCCACCATACAACTACACCATCGGCGCGATTGCAAGGATCGAGGGCAGTGAGTTATCTGGCATTGCACTATGGGACCCGTCCAAGGAGCACTGGACGGGCATTGACTGGGATCTCATCCGATCGCAGAGTCTGGATATACACGATGTGGTATACTCCAATGGCAGCTTTTACTTCCTCAACTCTTATGAGAACATGGAGAGAATTGGAGCTCATCCCAACCGTGAGGGAGTCCCACCCCGTCTGGAGATTTATGTCGAGAAGGATTGGGAGATATATGATGAGGAACACCCGGAGAACTTGACAGTCCAGCGGTATTTGGTTAATCTTGGAGGTATGGAGGAGGATAATCCTTTCCTCATGGTGCTCAAGTATCAAGATGAGCCTACGCAGCCCACTTCCTCTGTGCGCGTGTTCAGGCTAAGCGAGGTTGATGAACCTGACGGTCCAGAGTACCCTGAGGATGTGGAGCCCCGTCTCCACTGGCATGAGCTAGATCCCAGCTCCAAGTCGGACCATGAGTTTTTCCTTCAGGCCAAGCTCATATTCATTGGGCGTGGTTGCTCCAGGATCTTCAATGCCAGTGATTTTGAGGATCTCGACGACAAGTTTCGCACTGGAGTGTCCATTTTCTTCTACGACGACCGTGGCGTCGAGGACCAAGAATGCTTCCTGCGTGGTGACATGGGAAGGTTCACTCTGCCGGAGGCCCAAGTTGAGCCGTGGCCGCCGGTCGGCAGCCAAGCAATCGGGCCACGGTCGCGCAAGTTCCCTCCTACGTGGTGGATTCACTGA